The genomic DNA TTGCTGCAACAGAGCAGCTACAGAAACGACTTTCTAGATTTCAATAGAGTGATATATAATACTGACAGAATGGATGACAGTGCTGAATGTTAATTTTTGAAGCAGTAGTTTGTGATTTTGCTCTGCTGGGTTAGATTAATGGGCCGTGTCATATTGGCTTGTTCTGCAGAACACAAGCTGCCAAACTGCTGCACAGCCACAGTTGCGCTTGACACAAGATTCACTTATCAGAGGAGTGctgaaaaattcacattttgacatgaaagttATATGTAGGGCACACACCTGAGGGTCCTGAACTGATTTGTGTCGCATGAGGGAAAAGAAATGGGACGCTCTGAACGGCACCGTGAGTGTCGGTTAATAACGACTCCTGCTGCTAATAGGCTCTCATTCAGTGGAGCTTTGAACTTTCACGTCTGGCTTCTTCCTCTGTGATTAGGGCTGCAATTACCAATCAATCTAACAATTATGTTTCATATCAATTAATCTGTCtgaccccccaaaaaaacaaccattctCACCCTCTCTGCGGTACAGTGTGCTGGGTAGAGTGCTGGAGCTCCAGGACAGGGACCAGTGGACGTCACCACCCAGCTTCTTCTTCGTGGCCGACTCCCGAGCGCGTCTGTACTCCCAGAAACAGCGACGCTTCGATGGACGCTCGCCTGGCTGCCTGGCTGGCTCCGCCTCCACCTCTGgaggtacagacagacacaggaTTGGTAATTTGTGCACAAGGACAACACGTTTCAGTTTTGCAAGCAACAGACTGGAAATTTGCTTTCTATAATTTCAATGTAGCTTACTAGATTTTTATTATGTGATTATTGCTaacagacattttgaaaaaccAAAGTGTGAAGGTTGTtgggggggcgggggggggggggggggggggggggggggctgctttgctggtgacactgttggggatttattcaaaactcaagacacactgaaccagcatggctaccacagcatcctgcagcgacatgccatcccatctggtttgtgtttagttggaccatcatttatttttcaacaggacaatgaccccaaacacacctccaggctgtggaaggactatttgaccaagaaggagagtgatggagtgctgcttaggtcagacgacctggcctccacagtcacctgacctaaacccaatccagatggtttgggatgagatggaccacagagtgaaggaaaaaggtccaacaagtgctcagcatctctgggaactccttcaagactgttggaaaaccatttcaggtgactacctcatgaagctcatggagagaaaggtaagagtgtgcaaagcagtaatcaaagcaaagggcgGCTGTTTTATAGaatccaaaatataaataacatgtttagacttatttcacactttgtgtttactacataattactctgccaaggaatgtggtggagttacGTGATGATCGGggcatgtttgtctgtctgtttgcagtaTTATccaaaaacagatttgaataaaaatgttcagggaaggtcagaaatgacacaaagaccaagtgattagattttggcagtgatgcagcttatagtctggatccaaagatttgttaaagatttctgtatcattgtgagatagtggcatggcgtcactgtaaccatgacaacaagtgaacactacgtcagctgcctgctgatgatcacaaaATTGCGATCCTCCCGCTGccgacttatcaggacttatctgtcagaaattatacaaggaacaactgatgaaattgtgggggtgtttctgagttccatcaattccggCCACCCGCAacatgtttaggtcacgtgattcagtatctgtacataacgtacacatgcataacacacacctgtgctcagcgcaacatcattttgtttgtgggtacatctatattaaatggtcacattctatagtgccgtgatttctgatcatcagtgcCTTTAGTGAGACTCTGCAGCATAAatagtaatgaaaataaaaagaccACGTTTGCACGTACAACAGATTGAGATCGAGCAAAATTATGGAATTAGCAGGGAGTCTTCTCTTGTCTGACATGAGTGAGGAAAGGCAAGAAGAAACGTAATAAAACGATTgggattccatgttttcacaAGTCATTGCATCATCAGAATGATGAGAATTCATCCTCTGGGCAGCATGAATGTCTGGATCAGGTTTCAAGGCAATCCATCAAGCAGTGGTTGAGATCCAGTATTTCCCTCTGGTGCTGCCCCCGAAACAGGCACATCACTGCTCATCGGGTAAAAGTGATTTAGTCTCGTTCTGGAAGTCGACACCAGCTCTGTTTTGCTCTATTTCTCTTGTCTTGTCTGATCTTATCTACTGGTTTAATTTCACAGTGAGACACTAAATTACACAGAACTACGAATACAAGTGACAGAACTGTTGAACCATCAAAGAGTTTCTTTAAACACCGACTGACGTCAAACTCGTCACACTGCATCACTGGTGCAACTTTAATCATTAaggccaggggtgtcaaacatgaggcccgtgggccaaaaccagccctccagagggtccaatctggcccgtgggacgactttgtaaagtgtaaaaattacagagaagacattaactgcaaactataaatttgtaaaactataaatttaaaataatttctagaccatgacaagttgttttgatcataaagtaaaatactagattgttcattgttcttttgtcattttgtgtctcatttttgtaatattttgtcatgtttttgtggtcttttgtgttttttttgtctgacttgtcatttgtctcactttttttttcttgttttagtcattttgtttcttgttttcgtcattttgcgtttcctttttgtctggcttgtgttttttgtattgtttttatcgttttgtgttttgctttattcgttgttttgtgtatcgtttttgtcattttgtcttttttttgtctcgcttgtgtcatttgtctaatttttggtctcttttgtttagtttcatgttgtttgtctcattttttgtcattttgtttctcgcttttgctgttgtgtctcatttttgtcactttgtgtctcatttttgtcatattttgtcttgttgccTTTGTCatgctttttgtctgacttttgttatgTGTCtcatgtatttgttgtttttttctcgcttttgtcgttttatgtttcCCTTTGTCtcgcttctgttttttgtcttatttttatcattttgtgttttgctttatgcgttgttttttgtctcacttgtgtcgttcgtccatttttgtgttgctttgtgtcttgtttttgtaataatttgtcttttctttgtctgactgGTCGTTtcgatcatacagtaaaatactatatcatttaGTTCCaaatatctgtgactaaatgttttgtgtctttgtagacactgtgatctgtaagttgtaatgtgtaaatgataaactgaggcataatgttgttgaaattgaatttatttttcttcacaaatttcaggtttctcatgatgttttgtaaaaagataattcctcaaatgtgaatattttcagaatgtattttttttacactaaaaaaaaggtaagattgggagttgtggttatttatgggttcttatactgtgattttattggttcggcccactggagatcagattgtgctgaatgtggtccctgaacaaaaatgagtttgacaccccttaTAATgccaaaaagcacaaatttaaaGCGTTACAATTACCATTTTTGAAAAGTGCAATATCCTATTAATCCCCATTATTTTGACCCAAAAATGGAATCTAATTTGGTCCAGATGTTGCAGCAGCATCACTTGAGATTTGGAAACTAATATAGAGAGACTGTAATGAAATTATCCAAACACAGAATCAATGCTCCAAGCCAATTTATCGTTTATTAGGAGGAAAACTGAATCTCATCCGTTACTGCGGAGGTGGACAGCATTGACGGCCGTGTACAAGATACTTATTATCAGAAAAATACCCTGCAACTTAAAATGACAGATGAACCGTAATCATAACTGACAGGTATTAATGCTTACGTTTGCCTGCTATGAAATCACGCGGTGAGCCCTAATCCACCAGCACATGCTGTATGTCCTAATGACAAAGGCGCCACCAGCCAAAACTGTATGCATGTATGCtgtttcactcacacacacacacacacacacacacacacacacgtcacaGAGGATTAGCCTCAGGCGCGCAGAGCCATGAATAATGGCATCATAAATAATACAACGTGCAAAGCTCCACCAGCAGGAGGACAGAAGAGATGCTTCTTCGAAACCACCAGAGCTACAGCgttcaaaaaataaacaatacgCCGCTGTAATGAAAATAAGTAATTTTCAGATGGATTAAATCACACTCAGACCCAATAACCATGAAGTCCGAATCTCCATTAGTCAAGCCTGGTCAGTCCATggacacacaaacgcacacacacgcacacgcacgcacacgcacgcacgcacgcacgcacgcacgcacgcacgcacgcacgcacgcacgcacgcacgcacgcacgcacacacacacacgcacacacacgcacacacacacacacacacacacatatggctTATGTAAAATCATGTTATCTGGTCCAGTCTACAGATAACGCCATTGTCTGCACTCTCCCCTCAACTCCATCTTTTGCACCATGGCTTTCTGTGTACGtgtctatacacacacacacacgcactcaaaCACGCATggacacgcacgcacacacacacaaacacgcagacacgcacacactcagAGACACACTCAAACACGCACGCACcaagacacatgcacacacacatgtacacggtcactcatacacacacaaatgcacacacacgcacacagacacacacacacacaaatgcgtacagacacacacacacacacacaaatgcgtacagacacacacacacacactcttacaaTCTCCTAAACTACCCCTCTCTGAGAACACACTACGTACgtttccatccatcatccaggCCGCTGCAGTCGCCATGGGCTAATGGTAAGAATAGCTTGACcgggcaaacacacacaaaaacacaaaaacacacaccgcTGTAACAATAGAGAGCAACAATGGTGTCCTGCGACTGTTGAAATATGACCCACACTGGTCTCTGAGAGCGAGTCAGCGACCTCTCCATTACCTTGCAACAAGATGCCTGAGATTTGTTTATCCAACGCAAGGACGATCAGAGCAGAGAGAGCCTGGGAAAAGATGGTAATCTGAAGTGAAGTcggtttatgtgtgtgtcactgAATGTACATGTTTATATATAGTTCATGTCCTGTAGTCTGCTAACGCTCTATGCTAGCAGCTACCAATGGCCTCATATGTACAGCAGCTTGCAGTTCATCATGATGGGATTAGTCTGGTGTAACGTGCTAACAGTTGTATTAGAACATCGCATTAACTCTGCTAAGATGCCTACAATTCTGTCTGAATGTTAATTTGTACAATATCATAAAAGAAATAAAGCGATTTATTATTGTATATCCAGAGGGTTGGGAGACTTCACACAGATATGatcaaatatacactaccgttcaaaattttggggtcacccagacaattttatgttctccatgaaaactcacactttctttcatgtgctaacataattgcataagggttttctaatcatcaattagcctttcaacaccattagctaacacaatgtagcattaggacacaggagtgatggttgctggaaatgttcctctgtacctctatgtagatattccattaaaaatcagctgtttccagctagaatagtcatttagcacattggtaacgtggtaaatgactattctagcaaagtatttctgattcatttaatgttatcgtcattgaaaaaaaagcttttctttcaaaaataaggatatttcaaagtgatcccaaacttttgaacggtagtgtagacaCTTGCATTATGCAGGTGTACTTCTATGTCTCTACATAAACAGTTGCTGTTGGATTTCTCTGTACTGAGACTGAACTGTATCTGTTATTAAAATGCAACCAGGCACTGTTTTCTGAAGGTTGCCAAACATGTCACGTTCACTGCAGAGGCTGCCTATTACTACTGTGActaaactgaataaaacagtGTTCAGCTTCTTTTCTGTCGCATCAACTTTGGTCGAGTTGCAGCTGAGAATTATTAGAACAGGTTCAATAACATCAGTGTCGCTGACTCATTGTTATGAGGCTGTGATTTACTctctaatttacagttttgagtAGGCGGATGATGAGAAACTGTcactttttgctgaagtttgTCAAATCTCACTCTGGTCTGGTGACGGGAACACAGACACTCATTATACAAAGAGCACAGAGTTGTCATGATGGCCAAACTGTGGAGCTGTTACTGACTGAATCTGTGGTTGCTTTTGTCAGATTTCAAAAACTAGGTTTGAGCTAAAGTAGTGAACAAAATTGAGATCCTCTCTGGTTATAAAACCCACATTTGCCACATGTTAAGGTGGATTTTAGGGCAATAGTTACCATTGAGGCCTCAGGATTTCCCCTacgaatgtgaatattttttgccTTACATGATTACAGTTCTGTCTTTTACatcaaaagtttaaaaacttTGATGGCCATAAATAAATCCATATTTTTTACAccagaactttattttttttgtagtgcATAGAAGGAATTGGTACCATGACCTACACATTTCTAAAATCCTCTCTACATCCTTAAAAGTAAATACTCCCCTCAGACTTGGAAAACTAGGCATAGTGATTACACAAGATGTACTTTTATACATACCAGCAACTGTAGTACTTAATTAGACAATAGTCTTCAAAAACATCCTGTCAATCGACCACTTATCTGACTCATGGCTTCACTGATTTTGATTTAAGGTGCACTCAGATGTGAATCAGTCTACCAACAACGTGGATTAGATTGTTTGGGTAGTGAAAACTGTTGTATAACGTCTCGTGTGGCTCTGGAAGACGTCAAATTCCTTACAGATTCttgttaaaacatttctgtgtttaccACAGATGAAGGCtgtaatgaaagattttgtcaGGTTGCATTATGGGAATGGTAGGCTTCACATTCAGAATGTCACAAGAGCAACAGCAtttcaaaccaaaacaaagacaaaactagaaaagcactccgtgagcgcagtactccaccagggctgctcagtcatatcatttcagACTGatgaaatcttgacaaaaacCGTGGCataaatcatggcaacatagaatgcaGCCATTTGATATAGATGTAGccaccgaatcatgtgacctaaatctgtagcgggcggcgggaattgatgggactcggaaacacccccacaatttaatcaattgttccttgtatcatttctgataagtccgcagcagtagatttgtagtaggatcgcagtcatgtgatcgtcaccaggcagctgatgtagtgttcacttgttgtcgtagttacagtgacgccatgccgctatctcacaatgatgcataaaatctttaacaaatctgtggatccagactataagctgcatcactgccaaaatctagtcacttggtccttgtgtcatttctgaccttccctgaaaatttcatccaaattcatttGTCCgtctttgagtaatgttggtaacagacagacagacagacagacagacagacagacaaaccaacaccgattgtcacataactctgccgtgttccttggtggagttatTAGCAGTTTACCAGGACACAACACAGAAAAGCCACAAATCGTCACATTAAAAAACTGGAACAATCAAATGGTTGGCATCCCTACAGTTAAGTAATTGTTAAAATATCTGTCGATTTAACTGTTTAAGTTACTGCTTCAGTTAGTCTATGTATCTTCAATATTTGTGAATGATAAGTGAGGCGTAAAGAAATAATGAGGCAAGAAAAATATTCTATAATGAGCCACCAGCTGCAGTCTGgaatgtttgtgttgcttttgaaGCTGCTTAAAAACCCAGTTCTTCTGTAACGGTTGTTTAACAatctgtaccaaatttcataccCTATTTAACATGTTCAACTACAAGCCCCCCACCTCATCCTCaggacaaagcaaaaaaaaaaaaaaactcttacagATGGTGTTTCAATACATGAGAAGACTCCAACCCTCACAGCCATTTCATAACAGTAACACTGTATGATGTCTGGGAATTACACCCGCAAATTTGGTATTTAATGCGCCTCTGCTCAGCCAGCCCAGTCAGACGAGGCGGTCTGAGGTCTTGTCTGAACCGGAGACAGATTTAAATGGCTTCTGAGTGGGCAGACGGGCTGCTGGCAGCGCCGTGATGAGCTGAGATGTcctcactgacacacacaaactcaagCCAGAACTCACCACATTCAGTTTCTGAGGAACTTGAGAGTTCGGCCTCCACCGCCGTCTCCTCtgctccctcctctccttcctcctcctcctcttcctcctcctcctgctcctcgtCCTCTTCCTCCAGCTCAGTCTTAGCCTGGTTTTCCTCCCTGTGCATCTCCTGCTGTGTCTCCACCTCCTGCACCTCCTCTGACTGGGAGCTGTGACCAGGTCCTGCCCCCAGCTCGCCCCCCTGGCTCAGGGAGTAGTTGTGCTCCTCGCTACAGTGCTCCAGAGCCAGCCCAGCCGCCGCTGCCGCCGCCAccacttcctcttcctcctgcgcCACCTGATACACCTCCACCGTGCGCTCCCGTGACATCCCCCCatcctgtcctcctcctgccgCCCTTCCTGCAACACATAACTCCCTCTCTGTTGTCGTGGCAACAGAGACATGCCCCTCCTTTTcccctgcagctgcagcaggccCCTGGACTTCCTGGGTGACAGGAGGGGATGCCtgtctgctcctcctcctctcctcttcctcttcctcctcctgctcctcccgGCTCCTCCCCCAGCGGCCGATCAGGACCGCCTCCTCGGAGCAGGCCAGCAGCTCCCCCCCGACCCCCAGACCGAGCTTGGTGTAGCGAGCCATCTCGTCCAGCGCAGACACATCCCAGCGCTCCGGGTGAAGGTCCTCGCCAAAGCCTCCGTCGTCCACCAGGTCGCTTAGCAACTCAAAGGGCCGTTTCCTTGGCGATGCTGGGGAGCCCAGCATAAGGAGCACACTCTGAAAGAGGGCAGAGGTATGCTTAAAAACGGCTGATCTGGAACCAAATATAAACTTTTTGCAACATACTGTATTTTTGACATTACCCCTGAACCACgttgtgtgttgtatttttattacattcCCTGCTGTAACAAGTCAAACGAATAGAGCCTAATGCGGTATTTGTTGAACAGCTGGCCCTCATATACAGAGTCACACCTGGTGGATTAAATTAGCTGCAATTACAAACACTGCCAGGCTAACCAGCAAAGGTGCAAAACATCCACTGTGCCTCATTTATgggtttctgtttctttcaagGTCTTGCTGGTGAAATTCAAGGATTGTAAGGTAAGGAATGATGCTTACAAATGATTTGAAGGACTCTGGATTcaaatttttatgaaaaaaaattgacgACCTAAAAAGCTGCTACATTCTCCAGAAAACAAAGGGACATATTTTGCTgttcacaaagaaagaaatgttttcaaTGACATTCAAAGCCCTCGAGAAGTCTTAAAATGAGCTATGTTTCTGGTGAAATTTTAGCATTTGTCTCACCTGATCAAACTCAGTCCTGCCCCCCTGTGGCGACATGGCCAGGGGGTAGGGGCTCAGAAGACCCCTGTGTCCCCCGTAGGCCTCGCCAAACGCAGGCTCCATCCCGTTCATACCCGGCTAA from Amphiprion ocellaris isolate individual 3 ecotype Okinawa chromosome 4, ASM2253959v1, whole genome shotgun sequence includes the following:
- the LOC111567268 gene encoding CREB3 regulatory factor-like isoform X1, which translates into the protein MPQPGMNGMEPAFGEAYGGHRGLLSPYPLAMSPQGGRTEFDQSVLLMLGSPASPRKRPFELLSDLVDDGGFGEDLHPERWDVSALDEMARYTKLGLGVGGELLACSEEAVLIGRWGRSREEQEEEEEEERRRSRQASPPVTQEVQGPAAAAGEKEGHVSVATTTERELCVAGRAAGGGQDGGMSRERTVEVYQVAQEEEEVVAAAAAAGLALEHCSEEHNYSLSQGGELGAGPGHSSQSEEVQEVETQQEMHREENQAKTELEEEDEEQEEEEEEEEEGEEGAEETAVEAELSSSSETECEVEAEPARQPGERPSKRRCFWEYRRARESATKKKLGGDVHWSLSWSSSTLPSTLYRREGKKGRRKARKTDASDLTPNPQKLHNIGEQLQKLNTAIDGMGPVNDLPAVARARSRKEKNKLASRACRLKKKAQHEANKIKLWGLNQEYENLLGALLRIKEVIRRRVESSEEEDTDERGMTQRLEGILRESSGPLVAGRTKDFVQRILAASAGGQNQRKDPQQGGDEAAG
- the LOC111567268 gene encoding CREB3 regulatory factor-like isoform X2, with the protein product MPQPGMNGMEPAFGEAYGGHRGLLSPYPLAMSPQGGRTEFDQSVLLMLGSPASPRKRPFELLSDLVDDGGFGEDLHPERWDVSALDEMARYTKLGLGVGGELLACSEEAVLIGRWGRSREEQEEEEEEERRRSRQASPPVTQEVQGPAAAAGEKEGHVSVATTTERELCVAGRAAGGGQDGGMSRERTVEVYQVAQEEEEVVAAAAAAGLALEHCSEEHNYSLSQGGELGAGPGHSSQSEEVQEVETQQEMHREENQAKTELEEEDEEQEEEEEEEEEGEEGAEETAVEAELSSSSETECEVEAEPARQPGERPSKRRCFWEYRRARESATKKKLGGDVHWSLSWSSSTLPSTLYRREGKKGRRKARKTDASDLTPNPQKLHNIGEQLQKLNTAIDGMGPVNDLPAVARARSRKEKNKLASRACRLKKKAQHEANKIKLWGLNQEYENLLGALLRIKEVIRRRVESSEEEDTDERGMTQRLEGILRESSGGFP